A single genomic interval of Halococcus sediminicola harbors:
- a CDS encoding M24 family metallopeptidase, with translation MPGGVFERTEYERRIERTKERMRERGLDALVVTDPSNMNYLAGYDGWSFYVPQAVIVTHERDEPVWVGRGMDQLGAQATTWLAEENIHSYSDDHVHSPYDLHPMDYVADLLADLDVGEGKIGVEMDAYYFTAKSYQRLREGLPEAGFEDTTLLVNWIRIYKSEAELDYMRQAARISENAMEAGLDAVGEGVPEYEVAETIYSALIEGTEEYGGDYPSIVPLLPSGDHTGTPHLTWTDRRFEEGDPVIIELSGCRNRYHSPLARTTFVGDPPEKLTTTAEIVVEGIDAALDAAEPGATCEEVEKAWREVIQSYGIEKEDRIGYSMGLGYPPDWGEHTASLRPGDETVLEEDMTFHMIPGIWQDDVGVEISETFHVTATGAETLAEFPRKLFST, from the coding sequence ATGCCCGGTGGTGTATTCGAACGAACGGAGTACGAGCGGCGTATCGAGCGGACGAAAGAGCGCATGCGCGAGCGGGGGCTCGATGCACTGGTGGTGACCGACCCCTCGAACATGAACTACCTCGCGGGCTACGACGGCTGGTCGTTCTACGTCCCGCAGGCGGTCATCGTCACCCACGAGCGTGACGAACCCGTGTGGGTCGGCCGCGGCATGGACCAACTCGGGGCGCAGGCGACGACATGGCTCGCCGAGGAAAATATTCACTCGTACAGCGATGATCACGTACACTCGCCGTACGACCTCCACCCGATGGATTACGTCGCCGATCTGCTGGCGGACCTTGACGTCGGCGAGGGGAAAATAGGGGTCGAGATGGACGCCTACTACTTCACCGCGAAATCCTACCAGCGCCTGCGCGAGGGACTTCCCGAAGCGGGTTTCGAGGACACGACGCTACTCGTGAACTGGATTCGCATCTATAAATCGGAAGCCGAACTCGACTACATGCGGCAGGCGGCGCGCATCTCCGAAAATGCAATGGAAGCAGGGTTGGATGCGGTCGGCGAGGGCGTGCCCGAGTACGAGGTCGCCGAGACCATCTATTCGGCGCTCATCGAGGGTACCGAAGAGTACGGCGGTGATTATCCCTCGATCGTTCCCTTGCTTCCCTCGGGCGATCATACGGGAACGCCGCATCTCACGTGGACCGACCGACGCTTCGAGGAGGGCGACCCGGTCATCATCGAGCTATCTGGCTGTCGGAATCGCTATCACTCGCCGCTCGCGCGCACGACGTTCGTCGGCGACCCACCGGAAAAACTGACTACGACCGCCGAAATCGTCGTCGAGGGCATCGACGCCGCGCTCGACGCCGCCGAACCGGGTGCCACCTGCGAGGAAGTCGAGAAAGCGTGGCGCGAGGTCATTCAGTCGTACGGCATCGAGAAGGAGGACCGCATCGGCTACTCGATGGGGCTTGGCTACCCGCCCGACTGGGGCGAACACACCGCGAGCCTCCGGCCCGGCGACGAAACAGTTTTAGAGGAGGACATGACCTTCCACATGATTCCGGGTATCTGGCAGGACGACGTCGGCGTCGAGATCAGCGAGACCTTTCACGTGACTGCGACCGGCGCGGAGACGCTCGCCGAGTTCCCCCGGAAGCTGTTCTCGACCTGA
- a CDS encoding endonuclease/exonuclease/phosphatase family protein, whose amino-acid sequence MRPTVTRRDFLAIAGTAALATGTAGANETPTETVTFATYNVVDLRTEQVQSPGDEQAAAAARVIQEVRPDVLVLNELTNNRQANRVNDVPSSPSNARAFVDNYLSVPQRSDLRGIDYSETVMPKTNTGVASDLDLDNNGEVDDTPGDRTYGNDAYGFGEFPGQYGLAVLSRFPIQRDAIRTFRTFLWKDMPDSLLPRDPNTEMYLSAAEADEFRLSSKTHIDVPVAVGDETIHALSAHPTPPVFDGEGNFNGKRNHDEIRLLADYAAGAEYPYDDSGRQGGLDGDDSYVLMGDMNAAPGDEESLNAATSYFVRNDDGFIAPPFPTSPGGAAKNGPRSAFWTAEFESQVDYVLPSPDLGIERSAVVWPSERTDERGLLEAVRTASDHRLVWADVPVDEPEPDDERGANDEDDDGDGHVDEDDEGDGGPSNDDDDGDGAIDEDDEPDDGDDGSDDFDGDAEDDDDGDGHYDENDEHDSGNSDDVDNDGDGAVDEDDENDTDD is encoded by the coding sequence GTGCGACCAACTGTCACACGCCGTGATTTCCTCGCGATCGCCGGGACGGCCGCTCTCGCAACCGGGACGGCCGGGGCCAACGAAACACCCACGGAAACCGTCACGTTCGCCACCTACAACGTGGTCGACCTCCGCACCGAGCAGGTACAGTCGCCCGGCGACGAGCAGGCGGCCGCCGCGGCGCGCGTCATCCAGGAGGTCCGGCCGGACGTACTGGTGCTCAACGAACTCACCAACAATCGTCAGGCGAATCGGGTCAACGACGTCCCGTCGTCGCCCTCGAACGCACGCGCGTTCGTCGACAACTATCTCAGCGTCCCGCAGCGCTCCGACCTCCGAGGCATCGACTACTCAGAAACAGTCATGCCGAAGACCAACACGGGCGTCGCCAGCGACCTCGACCTCGACAACAATGGCGAGGTGGACGACACGCCCGGTGATCGCACCTACGGCAACGACGCCTACGGGTTCGGGGAGTTTCCCGGCCAGTACGGACTGGCGGTTCTCAGCCGATTCCCCATCCAGCGGGACGCGATCCGCACGTTCAGAACGTTCCTCTGGAAGGACATGCCCGACAGTCTGCTTCCACGGGACCCGAATACCGAGATGTATCTCTCGGCCGCCGAAGCCGACGAGTTCCGCCTCTCGTCGAAGACCCACATCGACGTTCCCGTTGCGGTTGGCGACGAAACCATCCACGCCTTGAGCGCCCATCCCACGCCGCCGGTCTTCGACGGCGAAGGGAACTTCAACGGCAAGCGCAATCACGACGAGATCCGCCTCCTGGCGGATTACGCTGCCGGTGCCGAGTATCCCTACGACGACAGCGGGAGGCAGGGCGGTCTCGACGGGGACGACTCGTACGTCCTGATGGGAGACATGAACGCTGCGCCCGGCGACGAGGAGAGTCTCAACGCTGCCACCAGTTACTTCGTCAGGAACGACGACGGGTTCATCGCGCCGCCGTTCCCGACGAGTCCCGGCGGCGCGGCGAAGAACGGACCGCGCTCTGCGTTCTGGACCGCCGAGTTCGAATCACAGGTCGACTACGTACTTCCCTCGCCCGACCTCGGCATCGAGCGCTCGGCGGTCGTCTGGCCGAGCGAGAGAACAGACGAGCGCGGCCTGCTCGAAGCCGTCCGTACCGCCTCCGACCACCGGCTCGTCTGGGCGGACGTCCCCGTCGACGAACCGGAACCGGACGACGAACGCGGCGCGAACGACGAGGACGACGACGGCGACGGGCACGTTGACGAAGACGACGAGGGCGATGGCGGTCCATCGAACGACGACGATGACGGGGATGGAGCCATCGATGAGGACGACGAACCCGACGACGGCGACGACGGCTCGGACGATTTCGACGGCGACGCCGAAGACGACGATGACGGTGACGGCCACTACGACGAAAACGACGAACACGACAGCGGAAACTCGGACGACGTCGACAACGACGGCGACGGAGCGGTCGACGAGGACGACGAAAACGACACCGACGACTAA
- a CDS encoding SWIM zinc finger family protein → MSTSSTYDEALATRPFKHEIDKRDRRALSEQLTVIEYGPDIYRVYSEAGREYLVDVRTPSCTCPDFMYREADCKHIRRARIEAGQRDLDSLDGEIREAIAKLDEHIANLAAQRAELVSLQRDLDRLKNGASTSPNARQ, encoded by the coding sequence ATGAGTACGTCATCCACATACGACGAAGCGCTCGCGACGCGACCGTTCAAACACGAGATCGACAAGCGGGACCGACGGGCTCTCTCCGAACAGTTGACTGTCATCGAGTACGGTCCCGACATCTACCGAGTCTACAGCGAGGCAGGACGGGAGTATCTCGTCGACGTCCGAACACCCTCCTGTACCTGCCCGGACTTCATGTATCGGGAGGCCGACTGCAAACACATCCGGCGTGCGCGCATCGAAGCCGGACAGCGTGACCTCGACTCGCTCGACGGGGAGATTCGGGAGGCGATCGCCAAACTCGACGAGCACATCGCCAACCTCGCGGCCCAGCGTGCCGAACTCGTGAGCCTCCAGCGCGATCTCGACCGGCTCAAGAACGGCGCATCCACCTCGCCGAACGCCCGGCAGTGA
- a CDS encoding APC family permease, with the protein MAESRDSGLAKVLSKRETLVLAFGAMIGWGWIILSGTWINEAGPTGAIIAFLLGGLLVGVVAIIYGELASAMPFVGGEHVYSHRALGSTGSFICTWAIIFGYVTVAAFEAVAFPSALAYVVPGFNTLELWSIAGEPVYGTWILAGLLATVGITYLNYRGIRVAAQFQIIMTIVIGAAGLLLIFGAVPFGQPSSDPAFTSGTAGIFAVVLMTPFMFVGFDVIPQSAEEADIAPDSLGKLIFTSVFLAALFYIAVIWGTSRALPGAELAESTLPAAAAMATLFDSPLVGQLMALAGIAGILTSWNAFIIGGSRAIFALAEAGMLPRSLANVHSEYDTPGRAVVLVGSIAGLATLFGEQMLTWVVNAGGLGIVTAWFFVTVSFLVLRYREPGMERPYSVPAGYAVGVFGVILTAFFVTLYLPGGPSALVWPYEWLIVLTWALLGVVFYLYSVKASSGTVDDPTGSLDSLED; encoded by the coding sequence ATGGCCGAGTCACGTGACAGCGGTCTGGCGAAGGTGCTCTCGAAGCGCGAGACGCTGGTACTGGCGTTCGGCGCGATGATCGGCTGGGGATGGATCATCCTCTCGGGAACGTGGATCAACGAGGCCGGGCCGACGGGCGCAATCATCGCGTTCCTGCTCGGTGGTCTGCTGGTCGGGGTCGTCGCGATCATCTACGGCGAACTCGCGTCGGCGATGCCGTTCGTCGGGGGCGAACACGTCTACAGCCACCGTGCGCTCGGGTCGACTGGTTCGTTCATCTGCACGTGGGCGATCATCTTCGGCTACGTGACCGTGGCGGCGTTCGAGGCGGTCGCGTTCCCGTCGGCGCTGGCGTACGTCGTTCCCGGTTTCAACACGCTCGAACTGTGGAGCATCGCCGGCGAACCCGTCTACGGGACGTGGATCCTCGCCGGGCTACTGGCAACGGTCGGGATCACCTATCTCAACTACCGCGGGATCCGGGTCGCAGCACAGTTCCAGATCATCATGACGATCGTCATCGGCGCCGCTGGCTTGCTGCTCATCTTCGGGGCCGTTCCTTTCGGACAGCCCTCATCCGATCCGGCCTTCACGTCCGGTACGGCGGGGATCTTCGCGGTCGTTCTCATGACGCCGTTCATGTTCGTCGGCTTCGACGTCATCCCGCAGTCGGCCGAAGAGGCCGATATCGCGCCGGACTCGCTCGGCAAGCTCATCTTCACGTCCGTGTTTCTCGCCGCCCTGTTCTACATCGCCGTCATCTGGGGCACGAGCAGAGCGCTTCCGGGCGCGGAACTCGCCGAGAGCACGCTCCCCGCTGCGGCGGCCATGGCGACCCTGTTCGATAGTCCGCTGGTGGGACAGCTGATGGCGCTCGCGGGTATCGCCGGCATCCTCACCAGCTGGAACGCCTTCATCATCGGCGGGAGCCGCGCGATATTCGCCCTCGCGGAGGCGGGCATGCTCCCCCGATCGTTGGCGAACGTCCACTCGGAGTACGACACGCCCGGGAGGGCGGTCGTGCTCGTAGGTTCGATCGCCGGCCTGGCGACGCTGTTCGGCGAGCAGATGCTCACGTGGGTCGTCAACGCCGGTGGGCTGGGCATCGTTACGGCGTGGTTTTTCGTGACGGTGTCGTTCCTCGTTCTCAGGTATCGAGAGCCGGGAATGGAACGCCCGTACTCGGTCCCGGCGGGCTACGCCGTCGGGGTCTTCGGGGTGATTCTGACGGCGTTTTTCGTCACGCTCTATCTCCCCGGTGGTCCGTCAGCACTGGTGTGGCCGTACGAGTGGCTGATCGTCCTCACGTGGGCGCTGCTCGGGGTCGTCTTCTATCTGTATTCGGTCAAGGCGTCGAGCGGCACGGTCGACGACCCGACCGGTTCGCTCGACTCGCTCGAAGACTGA
- a CDS encoding aspartate aminotransferase family protein, whose amino-acid sequence MVASQPIETLHLAEEPEITTEIPGPNSKELLDRQREIDSSAVAYPKAIPIAINEAKGATIRDADGNVFLDFFAGIGVLNVGHSNPYVLEAVHDQLDDVTHTIDFPTEARLELIEKLDSIAPGNLKGNNRVIFGGPTGSDAIEGSIKLAKYNTGGTGMISFRGAYHGTTAGAGSLTAGKKYKDDYAPLLPDVAYAPYPRNENEVEHALREVRELVEDPYGGLSNPAGIWVEPIQGEGGVIVPPEEFLPGLKEITEANDLLLVVDEIQAGMGRTGEWFAADHYGVTPDAITMAKGIGGMGLPLSAMLYHEKYDTWEAGGHVGTFRGNAPAMVGGMKAIEYIQQHDLLTHATEVGDYMRSRLREAATETPSLADVRGKGLFIGAEFRDSNGEPMQETVNDIQEYCYQHGVLVWTAGRHGTVLRLLPPLVVTERQAEVGLDIVIEAISRMG is encoded by the coding sequence ATGGTCGCCAGTCAGCCGATAGAGACGCTTCATCTCGCCGAAGAGCCGGAGATCACTACCGAAATCCCCGGGCCGAACTCGAAGGAGCTCCTCGACCGCCAACGGGAGATCGACAGCAGCGCCGTCGCCTACCCGAAGGCCATCCCCATCGCCATCAACGAGGCGAAGGGTGCGACGATACGCGACGCCGACGGGAACGTCTTCCTCGATTTCTTCGCGGGCATCGGCGTGCTGAACGTCGGCCACTCGAACCCCTACGTCCTTGAGGCCGTCCACGACCAGCTGGACGACGTGACACACACCATCGACTTCCCGACCGAGGCGCGCCTCGAACTCATCGAGAAACTCGACTCGATCGCTCCCGGCAATCTCAAGGGCAACAACCGCGTCATCTTCGGCGGTCCCACCGGCAGCGACGCGATCGAAGGCTCGATCAAACTGGCGAAGTACAACACCGGCGGCACGGGAATGATCAGTTTCCGAGGAGCGTATCACGGCACGACCGCCGGTGCCGGCAGTCTGACCGCCGGCAAGAAATACAAAGACGACTACGCGCCGCTCCTTCCCGACGTCGCCTACGCCCCCTACCCTCGCAATGAAAACGAGGTCGAACACGCCCTCCGGGAGGTACGGGAACTGGTCGAGGACCCCTACGGCGGGCTATCTAACCCGGCCGGCATCTGGGTTGAGCCGATTCAGGGCGAGGGCGGCGTCATCGTCCCGCCCGAGGAGTTCCTGCCCGGTCTCAAGGAGATCACCGAGGCGAACGATCTCCTGCTTGTCGTCGACGAGATTCAGGCCGGCATGGGTCGAACCGGCGAGTGGTTCGCCGCCGACCACTACGGCGTCACCCCCGACGCCATCACGATGGCGAAGGGAATCGGCGGCATGGGATTGCCCCTGAGCGCGATGCTCTATCACGAGAAGTACGATACCTGGGAAGCGGGCGGCCACGTCGGCACGTTCCGCGGCAACGCCCCCGCGATGGTCGGCGGCATGAAGGCCATCGAGTACATCCAACAGCACGATTTACTCACTCACGCCACCGAGGTCGGCGACTACATGCGCTCGCGCCTCCGAGAGGCGGCGACCGAGACACCGTCTCTGGCGGACGTCCGCGGAAAGGGGCTGTTCATCGGGGCCGAGTTCCGCGATTCGAACGGCGAACCGATGCAGGAGACCGTGAACGACATTCAGGAGTACTGCTATCAACACGGCGTGCTCGTCTGGACTGCGGGTCGCCACGGAACCGTGCTTCGACTGCTTCCACCGCTCGTGGTCACCGAGAGACAGGCCGAGGTGGGACTCGACATCGTTATCGAGGCGATCAGCCGGATGGGTTGA
- a CDS encoding xanthine dehydrogenase family protein molybdopterin-binding subunit: MPTDHPKEAFGSAVERREDAALVTGEAEYTADISLPGTAHAAILRSRYAHARIENIDTSDAEAHDGVIAVYTGADIDESGVPNDIPTAWLLPGLVTPQYKILATDKTRHTGDGIAVVVAEDRYIAQDALGLIDVTYERLDAVTDPAAAVEESAPTVHEEAPDNVAFDWELGDGDAVDEAFETAAHTAEVDLVQQRIIPNAMEPRAALADFDTATEKLTLWMTSQNPHLHRLLLSTGTLGLPEQKIDVIAPEVGGGFGSKIYHYPDEAVVAWCSMQLGRPVKWQATRSEGYVTDCHGRDHVTEGAIALDEDGNITALRVETHAGLGAFLSQFATATPSYLYGTILSSEYDIPAIHCRVVGAFTTTTPVDAYRGAGRAEGIYVTERLVDVAAREADFDPVELRRRNLIDADDFPFETSVAVVYDSGDYEKAMDEALDIVGYDDLRERQEELRSEGRYLGIGVACFVESAGLAPSQTAGELGSQAGLWESGLVRVHPTGTATVFCGTADQGQGHRTTYAQIAATELGIPYEDIEIVEGDTDQIPEGRGTYGSRSAPVGGGAIAQSAGKVVEKARTIAAHQLEADVGDITFEEGAFEVAGAPERSLTIQEVAQQAYLAHDMPDDVEPGLEATSFYDPENFTFPFGTHVAVVEVDPESGEIDIERYVAVDDCGKQINPMIVEGQIHGGIAQGIGAALFEGAVYDDNGTLVTGSMQDYTVPKAGQLPNFETGTTETPSPHNPLGVKGVGESATIAAEPAMVNAVVDALEPFGIDHLDMPLTPEKLWRATNENP, from the coding sequence ATGCCCACAGACCACCCCAAAGAGGCGTTTGGCTCGGCGGTCGAGCGCCGCGAGGACGCCGCACTCGTCACCGGCGAGGCCGAGTACACGGCTGACATCTCACTGCCGGGGACGGCCCACGCCGCCATCCTTCGCAGTCGGTACGCCCACGCCCGAATCGAGAACATCGACACGAGCGACGCCGAGGCTCACGACGGTGTGATCGCCGTCTATACCGGTGCGGACATCGATGAGAGCGGGGTTCCGAATGACATCCCGACGGCGTGGCTGCTGCCGGGACTCGTGACGCCCCAGTACAAGATTCTTGCCACCGACAAGACTCGCCACACCGGCGACGGAATCGCCGTCGTGGTGGCCGAGGACCGATATATCGCACAGGACGCGCTCGGTCTCATCGACGTCACGTACGAGCGGCTGGACGCCGTCACCGACCCGGCCGCCGCAGTCGAGGAAAGCGCACCGACGGTTCACGAGGAAGCGCCCGACAACGTCGCCTTCGACTGGGAACTCGGCGACGGAGACGCCGTCGACGAGGCGTTCGAGACCGCCGCACACACGGCCGAGGTGGACCTCGTTCAACAACGGATCATCCCGAACGCGATGGAGCCGCGGGCCGCACTGGCCGACTTCGACACCGCTACCGAGAAGCTGACGCTGTGGATGACGAGTCAGAACCCTCATCTCCACCGACTGCTGCTCTCGACGGGCACGCTCGGCCTCCCCGAGCAGAAAATCGACGTCATCGCCCCCGAAGTCGGCGGCGGGTTCGGCAGCAAGATCTACCACTATCCCGACGAGGCGGTCGTGGCGTGGTGTTCGATGCAGCTCGGACGGCCGGTGAAGTGGCAGGCGACGCGCTCGGAGGGATACGTCACGGACTGCCACGGCCGCGACCACGTGACCGAGGGGGCGATCGCGCTCGACGAGGACGGGAACATTACGGCCCTGCGCGTCGAGACCCACGCCGGTCTCGGGGCGTTCCTGTCGCAGTTCGCCACGGCCACGCCCTCGTATCTGTACGGGACCATCCTTTCGAGCGAGTACGACATCCCCGCGATACACTGCCGGGTCGTCGGGGCGTTCACCACCACGACGCCGGTGGATGCCTATCGTGGAGCGGGACGCGCGGAGGGCATCTACGTGACCGAACGGCTGGTTGACGTCGCCGCTCGGGAGGCCGATTTCGACCCCGTGGAGTTGCGTCGGCGAAACCTCATTGACGCCGATGATTTCCCGTTCGAGACCAGCGTCGCGGTGGTCTACGACAGCGGCGACTACGAGAAAGCGATGGACGAGGCGCTCGATATCGTAGGGTACGACGACCTCCGGGAGCGTCAGGAAGAACTTCGTTCGGAAGGTCGGTATCTCGGCATCGGGGTCGCGTGCTTCGTCGAATCGGCCGGTCTCGCGCCCTCGCAGACGGCCGGCGAACTCGGGTCGCAGGCCGGTCTCTGGGAGAGCGGTCTCGTCCGCGTCCACCCCACCGGGACGGCGACAGTGTTCTGCGGGACGGCCGACCAGGGACAGGGCCACCGGACGACGTACGCCCAGATCGCGGCGACCGAACTCGGCATCCCCTACGAGGACATCGAGATCGTCGAGGGGGACACGGACCAGATCCCGGAGGGCAGAGGGACGTACGGAAGCCGAAGCGCCCCGGTCGGCGGCGGGGCAATCGCCCAGAGCGCCGGAAAGGTGGTCGAGAAAGCGCGGACGATTGCTGCCCACCAACTGGAGGCCGATGTGGGAGACATCACGTTCGAGGAGGGGGCGTTCGAGGTAGCGGGCGCTCCGGAGCGCTCGCTGACGATACAGGAAGTCGCCCAACAGGCGTACCTCGCCCACGACATGCCGGACGACGTCGAACCCGGCCTCGAAGCGACGTCGTTCTACGACCCGGAGAACTTCACGTTCCCCTTCGGGACGCACGTCGCCGTCGTGGAGGTCGACCCGGAGAGCGGCGAGATAGACATCGAGCGGTACGTCGCCGTCGACGACTGTGGCAAGCAGATCAACCCGATGATCGTCGAGGGACAGATCCACGGCGGCATCGCACAGGGCATCGGTGCCGCCCTGTTCGAGGGGGCGGTCTACGACGACAACGGCACGCTGGTGACCGGCTCGATGCAGGATTACACCGTTCCCAAGGCGGGCCAGCTCCCGAATTTCGAGACGGGGACGACGGAGACGCCGAGCCCACACAATCCCCTCGGGGTGAAGGGTGTCGGCGAATCGGCGACCATCGCCGCCGAACCGGCGATGGTCAACGCCGTGGTCGATGCGCTCGAACCGTTCGGTATCGACCACCTCGACATGCCGCTCACCCCGGAGAAGCTCTGGCGGGCCACGAACGAAAACCCGTAG
- a CDS encoding acetyl-CoA carboxylase, which produces MSENTTIEAPMPGVFYRRPDPDEEFYVEEGDRIEEGDVVGMIGVMKNFNEITSDADGVVERVFVENEVEIEAGQELVEIAPE; this is translated from the coding sequence ATGAGCGAGAATACCACCATCGAGGCACCGATGCCGGGCGTCTTCTACCGGCGGCCGGACCCGGACGAGGAGTTCTACGTCGAGGAGGGCGACCGAATCGAAGAGGGGGACGTCGTAGGGATGATCGGCGTCATGAAGAACTTCAACGAGATCACGTCCGACGCCGACGGCGTCGTCGAGCGGGTGTTCGTCGAGAACGAAGTCGAGATCGAAGCCGGTCAAGAACTCGTCGAGATCGCGCCGGAATGA
- a CDS encoding LamB/YcsF family protein — protein sequence MVTIDINCDMGESFGNWSMGRDEEVMPYITSANIAGGYHAGDPHVMRETVDRAVGHDVGIGVHPGLPDKMGFGRRQMDATPEELREYVLYQLGALSSFADANGASVQHVKPHGAMYSMLSESPDHARAVMEGITELDADLIYLATDMNIYEVAQEFDDLKSVFEGYVDLTYRPDRSVIVEQEKERPDTELVAERFVSIALDGEVEAENGETIDIPADSICIHGDTPNAVEILEAIHDRVDEHDIELAPLAEIV from the coding sequence ATGGTGACGATCGACATCAACTGCGACATGGGCGAGAGCTTCGGCAACTGGTCGATGGGCCGCGACGAGGAAGTGATGCCCTACATCACCTCCGCCAACATCGCCGGCGGCTACCACGCCGGCGATCCACACGTTATGCGCGAAACCGTCGACCGTGCCGTCGGTCACGATGTCGGTATCGGCGTTCATCCCGGCCTGCCGGACAAGATGGGGTTCGGTCGTCGGCAGATGGACGCGACCCCGGAGGAGTTGCGCGAGTACGTGCTCTACCAACTCGGTGCGCTCTCGTCGTTCGCCGACGCCAACGGAGCCTCGGTACAGCACGTGAAACCCCACGGCGCGATGTACTCGATGCTCTCGGAGAGTCCCGACCACGCGCGGGCCGTCATGGAGGGGATCACCGAACTGGATGCGGACCTCATCTATCTGGCGACCGATATGAACATCTACGAAGTCGCACAGGAATTCGACGATCTCAAGAGTGTGTTCGAGGGCTACGTCGACCTCACCTACCGGCCGGACCGAAGCGTCATCGTCGAACAGGAGAAGGAACGGCCGGACACGGAGCTGGTCGCCGAGCGGTTCGTCAGTATCGCGCTGGACGGCGAGGTCGAGGCCGAAAACGGCGAGACGATCGACATTCCGGCCGACAGCATCTGTATCCACGGCGACACGCCGAACGCCGTGGAGATTCTGGAAGCGATCCACGACCGGGTCGACGAGCACGACATCGAACTCGCCCCGCTTGCCGAGATCGTCTGA
- a CDS encoding 5-oxoprolinase subunit C family protein yields MSLRVEEPGLSTTVQDTGRYGHYHIGMPPAGAMDEFAHRVANALVGNSEDAATLEMTYYGSDLEFEEDAVVAVTGADMSPELDGEDVPLWEAVSVDAGQTLSVDYATAGARSYLAIAGGIDVPTVMDSRATYTLIGLGGYEGRELEAGDVLSVGDASDGSNFVGNSVESDHRPDYADDASIRVVMGLCDYRLTDESKEAFLDADWSVTPEADRVGYRLTGPDIEFVEREQPFGAGADPSNVVDLGYPIGSIQVPEQPIILMRDAVTGGGYATVGTVISPDRDRLAQRPTHGTVDFESISIDEALDARKAQSRTLDAIRDSLG; encoded by the coding sequence ATGAGCCTCCGTGTCGAAGAGCCGGGACTGTCGACGACGGTCCAGGATACCGGTCGATACGGCCACTACCACATCGGGATGCCGCCCGCAGGTGCGATGGACGAGTTCGCCCATCGAGTGGCGAACGCGCTCGTCGGCAACTCCGAGGACGCCGCAACGCTCGAAATGACGTATTATGGATCCGACCTCGAATTCGAGGAGGACGCCGTCGTCGCCGTCACCGGGGCGGACATGTCGCCCGAACTCGACGGCGAGGACGTCCCGCTCTGGGAGGCCGTCTCCGTCGATGCCGGCCAGACCCTCTCGGTCGACTACGCGACCGCGGGCGCGCGGTCGTATCTCGCCATCGCCGGCGGCATCGACGTCCCCACCGTCATGGACAGCCGTGCCACCTACACGCTCATCGGTCTCGGCGGCTACGAGGGCCGCGAACTCGAAGCCGGCGACGTGCTCTCAGTGGGTGACGCCTCCGATGGATCCAACTTTGTCGGAAACAGCGTCGAATCCGACCATCGCCCGGACTACGCCGACGACGCCTCGATCCGGGTCGTGATGGGTCTCTGCGACTACCGCCTGACCGACGAGAGTAAGGAAGCATTTCTCGACGCCGACTGGTCGGTGACACCCGAGGCCGACCGGGTGGGCTATCGGCTCACGGGACCCGACATCGAGTTCGTCGAGCGCGAACAGCCGTTCGGTGCCGGGGCGGATCCCTCGAACGTCGTGGATCTCGGCTATCCCATCGGCTCGATTCAGGTGCCCGAACAGCCGATCATCCTGATGCGCGATGCCGTCACCGGCGGCGGCTACGCGACGGTCGGGACCGTCATCAGCCCCGACCGTGACCGGCTCGCCCAGCGGCCGACGCACGGGACGGTCGATTTCGAGTCGATATCGATCGACGAGGCGCTCGACGCGAGAAAGGCACAGTCGCGGACTCTCGATGCGATTCGAGATTCTCTCGGCTGA